GTGCCGCGAAGCCCTTGAAGTCGATGACGACGGTGTGGTCGACGCGCAGGCCGGTCAGCTTCTCGACCGTGTTCTGGGTGCAGGCCGGGTTGCCCTTGGCCGTCTGCCCCACGGAGTACGCCTCGTTGAACATCGTGTTCGGCCGCGTCCTGGTCCACTTCCCGTCCGGGAGCTTGCACGGGGGGAGGGTGACCAGTGTGTCGCGGGGGATCGAGACGGCGACGGCGTGCCGGTGGTCTGCGTAGACGTGCAGCAGGAACGCGGTGTCGGAGCGGCCGATGTCGCCCTTGTCGCCGCCGCCCAGCGCGCTGTTTCCGTCCGTGCGCGCGTCCGAGCCGATGACGAGGACGTTCTCGCCCTTCGTCGCACCGGCCGGCCGGTCCTTGGAGAGACCGTCGGCGCCGAAGGTGTTGATGTTGCCGTTCAGCTTCAGATAGATCCAGCCGAGTCCGGCCGTGCCGAGCAGGAGCACGGACAGGGCCACGACGAGGGCGATCCGCAGAGGGCCCCGTCTGCGACGCGGTGGTCGCGCCTGGTCACTGTTCGTCACACGTGTGCTCTCATCCGTCCGACTCATATGTAGGGGACGCTCGGCCCCGCCCGATGGTTGTAAAGTTGCGCAACGTAGCAACAGTGAAGGGAAGAGGTGGGCGGGATGCTCCGCAACGGACTGGAACCCTGGCACCTGCTGATCGTGGCGATCGTGATCATCGTGCTGTTCGGCTCGAAGAGACTGCCCGACACCGCCCGCGCGCTGGGCAAGTCGATGCGCATCCTCAAGAGCGAGACCAGTGCCATGAAGCACGACGGCACCGCACCCTCCACCGTGCCCTCCGCCGCGCCCCGGTCCGAGAGCGCGCCCGAGGCCGCGTCGGCCCGCGCGGTCGGCGAGGGCACCACGACCCGCTGAGGGTCCTCCTCAACAGGCCTGCCCTGCGGCCTGGTCGGTCGAGGTCCGCACCCCGGGTGTCTACGAGGCGGACTCGGCGGTCCACGTGATGTGCGGGGGTTCGACCCGCGCGCACAGGGGGTTGCCGTGCGCGTCGGTCAGGCCGAGACGTCCTACCAGCAGCCCCTCACGCGCGGCGGCGGCGAGCACCTCGGCGGGGACGACGTCG
This portion of the Streptomyces mirabilis genome encodes:
- the tatA gene encoding Sec-independent protein translocase subunit TatA; translated protein: MLRNGLEPWHLLIVAIVIIVLFGSKRLPDTARALGKSMRILKSETSAMKHDGTAPSTVPSAAPRSESAPEAASARAVGEGTTTR